Proteins encoded within one genomic window of Legionella sp. PC997:
- the rsfS gene encoding ribosome silencing factor: protein MLDKNPILTKLLQLLDDNQAIDVKVIDVKKQTTITDYMIIASGRSSRHVKAIAQKIMEDMKNAGTPARNCTGLETGDWVLIDFGDFIIHVMQPEYRQYYNLEGLWEDLPGN, encoded by the coding sequence ATGTTAGATAAAAACCCAATATTAACGAAACTGTTGCAGCTGCTAGATGATAATCAGGCCATCGACGTAAAAGTAATTGATGTAAAAAAACAAACTACAATTACAGACTATATGATTATTGCTTCAGGACGCTCCTCTAGACATGTTAAAGCAATTGCACAAAAAATTATGGAAGATATGAAAAATGCAGGGACTCCAGCAAGGAATTGTACTGGTTTAGAAACAGGTGATTGGGTTCTTATTGACTTTGGTGACTTTATTATTCATGTCATGCAACCTGAATACAGACAATACTATAATCTTGAAGGTCTTTGGGAAGATCTCCCCGGGAATTAA
- the rlmH gene encoding 23S rRNA (pseudouridine(1915)-N(3))-methyltransferase RlmH, with protein MLKITIITLGNKMPDWVTQGTNEYAKRLNDGVQLKVVEIPLIRRSKSSDLSRILEKESALIKDMLPSNARIIALEIEGKTFSSEELAFKISQLQQTNSHFCFIIGGPEGLSQEILKLSDERWSLSKLTLPHTLVRIILLETLYRAWSIINNHPYHK; from the coding sequence ATGTTAAAAATCACCATCATTACTTTAGGCAATAAAATGCCGGACTGGGTTACCCAAGGCACAAATGAGTATGCCAAAAGATTAAATGATGGTGTTCAACTCAAAGTAGTTGAAATCCCTCTAATTCGTCGCAGTAAATCATCAGACCTATCACGGATATTAGAAAAAGAATCTGCGCTTATTAAAGATATGTTACCCAGCAATGCACGAATTATTGCTTTAGAAATTGAAGGTAAAACATTTAGCAGTGAAGAGTTAGCATTTAAGATTTCTCAATTGCAACAAACAAATAGTCATTTTTGTTTTATTATTGGGGGTCCTGAAGGCCTCTCACAAGAAATACTCAAATTAAGTGATGAGCGTTGGTCTTTATCAAAACTCACCCTTCCCCATACCTTAGTCCGTATTATTTTACTAGAAACTCTATATAGAGCGTGGTCTATTATTAATAACCATCCTTATCATAAGTAG